TCATGAGCGGAGACGTCGAATGCTCTTCGAGCGTGTCGATCGTCTCGAGGACGGCCTCCATGTCACCCGATTCGAATAAGACTGATAAGAGGAGCTCGGTCGCCTGGAGCGATTCCGGGTTCAGCGCGAGCGCTTCCCGGAGTTCCTTGACCGCCTCGTCCGTCCGCCCTTGCTTCAAGAACAGCTTCGCCTTCACCGTCCGCAACTCGTCGTTGTAGTCGTCACGGTCGATTCCCTGATCGATCACATCCAATGCCTCTTCGAAGCGGCCGAGCGCGTCGAGCGCTTCCGTATAAGGCAAGTAGAGCGACGTGAAGTCCGGGTCCATCGCCCGGAGTGACTCGAACTGCTTCACGGCGATTTCATCGCGACCGATGCGATGGGCGGTCATCGCGTGACCGAACACGGTATTCAAGTTGCGGTCGTTTGCTTTCTCATACTCATTGAGCGCCTCTTCGAACGAGCCGATCATCGTCAGCGCCTCGGCGTAGTCCGCCTGATAGTCGAGTTCTTCCGGCAAGCGCAAGTGCGGCAGACGGGCATAGAGCGGGACCGCCTGTTCGAATGAACCGATCGACGCATACAACTCGGCTAGGCCATAGATGAGGAGCGGTTCGTCTGGATTCGCCTCAAGCGCCTCCATCAATTTCTTCACCGCGACCTCATCCAACCCTTGAGATTGATAGAGATCAGCGAGCAAGACGAGGCTGCGCATATGCGCTTCCTTGTCTGTCGTATCAATCTTTTCGAGGACGGCGATCGCCTCTTCTTCCCGGTCGCTGTCCAAGTAAGCCTCGGCGAGTGACAAGGCGACGTGCGGATTGCCCGCGTAGTCGACGTAGAGTGCCGCGAGTACGTTCACGGCCCGATCGGCGAGCCCGAGTTCGAGGTAGATGTCGGCGATGGCCAGACGGTCTTCGTCCGATCCTTCCTTCTCGAGCGACTCGAGATGCATGAGGGCATGCTCGGTCTCACCTTTCTCGAGCATCTCAATAATATGATTCAATTCTATTTCGTCTAACATGTTTATAATTCCTCCTACCGGCTACTCGTATTGACGTTATTCTATCTTACGGCCGAGGCGTTGTAAATCGTCACGGAATCGTGGGTAACTTATATCAGCTGCCTCAACATGTTCAATCGTCACACGGTCCGTCGTCAATAAGTCTGCGATTTGGAGCATCATCGCCAAGCGATGATCCCCGTGCGAGGAGACATGACCCCCGTGCAACCGGCTCGGATAGACGTCAAATCCGTCCTCGGTTTCGCGCACATCGACCCCGAGTGCCGAAAGTTCGTGCACGACCGTCTGAATCCGGTCCGTCTCTTTCACTCGGAGTTCGCCCGCGTCCCGGACCGATGACGGACTCGTCGCTTGCGACGCGACGAGAGCGAACAACGGCAATTCATCAATTTGGTGCGGGATGGCATCCCCGTCCAAGCGGATGCCGTGAAGTGTACTCGTCGACACTGTCACGTCGCCGACCGACTCTTCCCCGAGCAAACGAACGTTCGTCACTTCCGTCTTCACACCCATCCGTTCGAGCGTACGTAAAAATCCGATTCGTGTCTCGTTCAAACAGACGTCGGTCGTCGTGACGCGACTGCCCGGGACGAGCGCCGCCCCGGCCCACCAAAAGGCAGCCGAAGATGGATCGGCCGGAACGGCCACCGTGGCCCCCTTGAGCACGGATGGAGCTAACCGGATCGTTCGGACACCGTCCTCTGCCGTGATGTCCAATTGCCCACTGAACAAAGGCAGCATGCGTTCCGTATGGTCCCGCGATAAGACGGGCTCGCGCACGATTGTCGGTCCGGTCGCACGAAGTCCCGCAAGCAGGACCGCTGACTTCACTTGCGCGCTCGCGACAGGCAACGTGTAATCGATGCCCGCCAGCGTCCGGCCGTGAATTTGGATCGGGGCGAACTTCCCGTCGAGGTCCGCGCCCATTTGTCGGAGCGGGTCCGTCACCCGACGCATCGGACGTTTTGAGAGCGAGGCGTCTCCGGTAAGCGTGAACTCCCCATCGTAACCCGCGAGAAGCCCTGTCAAAAGACGCATCGTCGTGCCCGAGTTCCCGCAATCGAGTTCGGCCGATGTGAGCGTCTTCGCCCCCGTGATGAGGAGACGGTCCGGCTCTTCGATGACGTCCGCTCCTAATCGCCGGATCGCCTCGAGCGTCGACCGGCAATCCTCGCCAAGGAGTGGATCATAAATCGTCGTCTCCCCGGTCGCCACGGCCCCGAACAAGAGAGCGCGATGCGTGATCGACTTGTCACTCGGTACCCGTATGAATCCATTCAATCCCATGTCAAAACCACCCTTTCATTTGATGGAACGCTCCAGTGAGTCGCTCGGCCGTGACGCTCGCAACGGTCACCTCAGCGCCGAGCAGGACGAAGCGGATCTGCCCGTCCCGATTCTTTTTATCGTGTCCCATGCCTGCGAGATACGTGTCAAACGATTGCCAGTTGACCGTTGTGATGCCTTCCCGCCTCATGAATGAAGCGAGGGTTTCGGCCCGTTCCTCGTCGCCGGAGACGAGGAAGGCGTACACCATCCCGTAGAGAATCGCTTCCCCGTGCGACAACCGGTATGCCTCAGCCGACTCTAACGCATGGCCGAACGTATGACCGAAATTCAGCCACGCCCTCACGCCTTGTTCGCGTTCATCGGCCTCGACGACTAATCGCTTCACTTCGATTCCTCGTGCGAGCCACGTTTCCCAATCGAGCGGCCCTTGTGCCAAAGCTGTGAACAACTCGGTCTCAAACGAGTGACCGAGGACGTAACGTGACAGATAGGCGTGCTTAATCAATTCACCGAGCCCGCTCAAGACGTCCCGCGCGGACAACGTCTCGAGACGGTCCACGTTATAGTGGACGCCCGCCGGTTGATAGAAGGCACCGATCGCATTTTTCGCGAACGGATGGTTCACCGCCACTTTCCCGCCGACGGCCGAGTCATGCGCGAGAATCGTCGTCGGCACTTGTATGTAACGCACACCGCGCATATAGACGCTCGCTAAAAAGCCGGCTAAATCCCCGACCATGCCACCTCCGAATGCCACGACGAGCGTATCCCGGTCACAACCGCCCGTCAATCCGTCCGTGACGAGCCGTTCGATCGTGTCGAGCGACTTCGAGCCGTCACCTGGGCGGACGATCGACCAGACGACGTTCCGATGTTTATGCTCGAGCCGGTCCCGGAACTCACTTCCGTGCAACCGGTCGACCGTCTCATCTGTGACCACCCAGACGGTGGAGCACGAGAAGTAAGGGACGCGGTCGAGCCAGGCGTCCCCTCGTTCAATTGTGACGTCGTACGGGGTCGAGGCGTTCACATGGAGCGTCACCACGTCCGAATCTCCTCTCGGTATGCGGCGACACGTGACTGGATCCGGTTGACCGTGTCATGTCCGAACGTCTCGCATAACTCGCGGGCGAGCTCAAACGCGACGACGGCCTCGACGACGAGCGAGGCGGCCGGGACGGCACAGGCGTCACTCCGTTCGATTTGTGCGAGAAACGGTTCTTTCGTATCGATATCGACGGATTGGAGCGGTTTATATAGCGTCGGGATTGGCTTCATCACAGCCGTACAGACGATCGGCATGCCCGTCGTCATCCCGCCTTCGAAGCCACCGAGATGGTTGCTCAGCCGCGTATAACCGTCCGGGCCATAGGCGATCGGGTCCATGACTTCAGAGCCTGGTCGATACGCCATCTCGAACCCATCCCCGAACGCGACCCCTTTAATCGCGTTGACGCTCATGACGGCTCGGGCGATGGCCGCGTCGAGTTTTCGGTCGTATTGGACATACGACCCGAGGCCTGGGATGACGCCATGCACTTCCGTACAGACGACACCGCCGAGCGAATCACCGGCAGCTTTCGCCTCGTCGATTCGATTCATCATCGCCTGACCTGCCGCCTCATCCATCGTCCGGACCGGCGACGCCTCAATCGCGGCGTGTAACGTGTCGAGCGACTCGTATGATGTCTCGGCCGTGACACCGCCGATCACTTTGACATAGCTCACGAGTGACATGCCGACCGCAGCGAGCAGTTGCTTGCTGAGTGCCCCGACAGCGACACGGGCCGCCGTCTCTCGAGCGCTCGAACGTTCGAGCACGTCTCGCAGGTCGCGATGGTCATACTTCAGTCCGCCGACGAGGTCGGCATGACCCGGCCGTGGCCGGACGACGCGACGCTTGATTTCAACATCCGCGTCGACCGGTTCGGCCTGCATGACGTTCCGCCAATGAGTATGGTCCTTGTTCTCGATCCAAAACGAAATAGGGGCCCCTGTCGTCACCCCGTGACGAATACCGGCCCTCACCTCGATTCGGTCTGATTCAATTTGCATGCGACGGCCACGACCATAACCCGATTGCCGTTTGGCAAGCTCGTCATTGATTGCCTGCACGTCGACTTCAAGCCCGGCCGGCACACCCTCGATGATGATCGAGAGTCCGGGACCGTGCGATTCTCCTGCCGTCAAATAACGCATGTGCGCCACCTCACTCTTCAAATTTTTCGTAGAAGAAACTTTGTTTCATCTTGTAGCCATACCGTTTCGGTTGAAAGATTTGCTCCGTGCCCCCGACGAAAAGGATCCCACCCGGGCGAAGCGAACGGTGGAATGATTTATAAACTTTCTCTTTCGCTTCCTCGGTGAAATAAATCAAGACGTTGCGACAGACGATCAAATCAAAATTCCGCTCGTAAACGTCGGCCAACAAGTTATGTTTTTTAAACGTCACCAACTTCTTGATGTCTTCTGTGATGTAATAGTCGTCCCCACGGCGAGTGAAATAACGCTGCCGAAAATCAGGGGGCAAGTCGACGAGCGCCCGCTCATGGTACTTGCCTTGCTTCGCTTTTTCGATCACCACATCATCTAGGTCCGTCGCCATGATCGTGAACTGGGCGGGTGACAAATGTTTCGATAATAGCATCGCTAACGAGTACGGCTCTTCTCCGGTCGAACAGGCCGCGCTCCAGACACGCAATTTGCCTTGGCTTTTTCGGATGAGCTCGGGTAAGATATCCGTCTCGAGCTGCTGCCAGCGGACGGGGTTCCGATAAAACTCGCTCACGTTAATCGTCATGCGGTCTAAAAATTCATCGTACAATCCTCGATCCGCTTCCATCGCTTTGAAATACTCGATGAACGTGGCATACCCTTTCTTCTCACGAAGCGCGATCATCCGCCGCTTCATCTGAGCCTCTTTATATAAATTCAAGTCGATCCCTGACTTCAAATAAAACTTTTTAACGAAGATGGCATAATCATTTATCACCAGTTCCAACCTCAATTCTTTCTCTTCTCCTAGATCATGTCGTGCCAAAACGAGTGAGAGCGCTTCAATCCCAATATAAAAAGGGACAGGAGGCCCCCGTCCCTTTTATCGTCATCAAACGTGTGATGCTTCAGTGGCGAACCAGAGTGACAATTCACGCTCTGCGCTCTCCACGCTATCTGAACCATGGATGACGTTTTGTGACATCGTCGAGGCCAAGTCGCCACGAATCGTTCCAGGTTGTGCGTCAAGCGGGTTCGTCTTCCCGATCATCAACCGAGAGACGGCGACGATATTCT
This sequence is a window from Exiguobacterium mexicanum. Protein-coding genes within it:
- a CDS encoding tetratricopeptide repeat protein, coding for MLDEIELNHIIEMLEKGETEHALMHLESLEKEGSDEDRLAIADIYLELGLADRAVNVLAALYVDYAGNPHVALSLAEAYLDSDREEEAIAVLEKIDTTDKEAHMRSLVLLADLYQSQGLDEVAVKKLMEALEANPDEPLLIYGLAELYASIGSFEQAVPLYARLPHLRLPEELDYQADYAEALTMIGSFEEALNEYEKANDRNLNTVFGHAMTAHRIGRDEIAVKQFESLRAMDPDFTSLYLPYTEALDALGRFEEALDVIDQGIDRDDYNDELRTVKAKLFLKQGRTDEAVKELREALALNPESLQATELLLSVLFESGDMEAVLETIDTLEEHSTSPLMTWYKAKAAYELEDYDQAVTLYGSIEQVYKEDVSFAIEWATLLIEEGQRAEAQRVLEQTLALTVDVDDRQVLEERLERLTDHD
- a CDS encoding 3-dehydroquinate synthase, giving the protein MVTLHVNASTPYDVTIERGDAWLDRVPYFSCSTVWVVTDETVDRLHGSEFRDRLEHKHRNVVWSIVRPGDGSKSLDTIERLVTDGLTGGCDRDTLVVAFGGGMVGDLAGFLASVYMRGVRYIQVPTTILAHDSAVGGKVAVNHPFAKNAIGAFYQPAGVHYNVDRLETLSARDVLSGLGELIKHAYLSRYVLGHSFETELFTALAQGPLDWETWLARGIEVKRLVVEADEREQGVRAWLNFGHTFGHALESAEAYRLSHGEAILYGMVYAFLVSGDEERAETLASFMRREGITTVNWQSFDTYLAGMGHDKKNRDGQIRFVLLGAEVTVASVTAERLTGAFHQMKGWF
- the aroC gene encoding chorismate synthase, which produces MRYLTAGESHGPGLSIIIEGVPAGLEVDVQAINDELAKRQSGYGRGRRMQIESDRIEVRAGIRHGVTTGAPISFWIENKDHTHWRNVMQAEPVDADVEIKRRVVRPRPGHADLVGGLKYDHRDLRDVLERSSARETAARVAVGALSKQLLAAVGMSLVSYVKVIGGVTAETSYESLDTLHAAIEASPVRTMDEAAGQAMMNRIDEAKAAGDSLGGVVCTEVHGVIPGLGSYVQYDRKLDAAIARAVMSVNAIKGVAFGDGFEMAYRPGSEVMDPIAYGPDGYTRLSNHLGGFEGGMTTGMPIVCTAVMKPIPTLYKPLQSVDIDTKEPFLAQIERSDACAVPAASLVVEAVVAFELARELCETFGHDTVNRIQSRVAAYREEIRTW
- the aroA gene encoding 3-phosphoshikimate 1-carboxyvinyltransferase gives rise to the protein MGLNGFIRVPSDKSITHRALLFGAVATGETTIYDPLLGEDCRSTLEAIRRLGADVIEEPDRLLITGAKTLTSAELDCGNSGTTMRLLTGLLAGYDGEFTLTGDASLSKRPMRRVTDPLRQMGADLDGKFAPIQIHGRTLAGIDYTLPVASAQVKSAVLLAGLRATGPTIVREPVLSRDHTERMLPLFSGQLDITAEDGVRTIRLAPSVLKGATVAVPADPSSAAFWWAGAALVPGSRVTTTDVCLNETRIGFLRTLERMGVKTEVTNVRLLGEESVGDVTVSTSTLHGIRLDGDAIPHQIDELPLFALVASQATSPSSVRDAGELRVKETDRIQTVVHELSALGVDVRETEDGFDVYPSRLHGGHVSSHGDHRLAMMLQIADLLTTDRVTIEHVEAADISYPRFRDDLQRLGRKIE
- a CDS encoding CheR family methyltransferase, whose protein sequence is MNDYAIFVKKFYLKSGIDLNLYKEAQMKRRMIALREKKGYATFIEYFKAMEADRGLYDEFLDRMTINVSEFYRNPVRWQQLETDILPELIRKSQGKLRVWSAACSTGEEPYSLAMLLSKHLSPAQFTIMATDLDDVVIEKAKQGKYHERALVDLPPDFRQRYFTRRGDDYYITEDIKKLVTFKKHNLLADVYERNFDLIVCRNVLIYFTEEAKEKVYKSFHRSLRPGGILFVGGTEQIFQPKRYGYKMKQSFFYEKFEE